In Stieleria varia, one genomic interval encodes:
- a CDS encoding efflux RND transporter permease subunit, giving the protein MKRAIAWAISNGPGMNVLVLGLMAMGAWSLMLMQREVFPKFELEIVMVTVPYPGATPRDSEVAICQKIEESIRSIEGIKKVTSIAREGAGYVLAELRSDVRDVQKVMSEIDRQIKLIPSFPEFAEDPEIQQITFRDAAIRIGIIGPPDRTRESELALREIAEDVRDDVLMLPTCSSASIMGTRPYQIDVEIPEATLRSYDLTLDQVAASIRQRNIELPGGQLKSEGQEVLLRAKNKGRVGEEIAKLPLVTDQRGVVLTVGDLGSVRDDFEDSSVVGEINGEPAMVVNVERTKSEDLLALVDDVYKYVEGKTLPEGYEFVVWNDSSKEVRGRIELLQRNGLQGLALVFLVLTLFLEMRLAFWVALGIPISILGAGVALEFGGQTLNMLSLFSFLVALGIVVDDAIVIGENIYAHRQMGKDYRQAAIDGTVEVFGSVTASVSTTVIAFAPMFFVSGVMGKFMAVIPFAVIAMLVISLFESIFVLPSHLGHRHAGFFRVLQVLTYPVRPIGLALGWLSEHFSIALEWVSDRVYAPALRFCLRYPMMPIAVAVTLFLITGGMIRGGIVPSVLFPKADNNFLQASIVFPDGTPAIETDRATRQMERALRQVSLEIAAERAAREKVDPLTLYPGTTVESTGPVRLTYREVGSVTNLQNAAGGGNNGSHAGQIFAELFDTEIREIHSRDLIARWRKAAGEFPGAERVVYDAVGVGPGGKAIEFKLLAAGEDEEQLLAATEDIKAKLATFAGVFDIADDNTPGKWEFQFKVKDQALATGITPTDLGTTVRNSYFGAEAMRLQRGRHEVKLMVRYPEEERKSLVNFRDIQVRDAQGNQKPITELAEIDLQRGFSEINRVDQMRSITITADLDSETANASLIISQLQEDYVPQMQKKFPGVSIRWEGQAEQSRESVGSLLVGNAIAILAMYVLLVLQFRSYAQPILILMIVPFGMIGAVWGHALLGLPLTLFSMFGLVALTGVVINDSIVLIDFINARVREGIPVAQALEESGQRRFRPILLTSMTTIAGLIPLMLEKSFQAQLLIPMACSLAFGLLLATALVLFLVPVFYTLYLKAFAVAVGALRLIGIVSVNDEEDSETPAAAAMKTEAAV; this is encoded by the coding sequence ATGAAACGAGCAATCGCGTGGGCGATTTCCAATGGCCCCGGTATGAACGTGTTGGTATTGGGGCTGATGGCCATGGGGGCATGGTCGTTGATGTTAATGCAACGTGAGGTGTTTCCAAAGTTTGAGTTGGAGATCGTGATGGTGACGGTTCCCTATCCGGGAGCCACGCCGAGGGATAGCGAAGTCGCGATTTGCCAAAAGATCGAGGAGTCCATCCGATCGATCGAAGGGATCAAGAAGGTGACGTCGATCGCGCGCGAAGGTGCGGGCTACGTCTTGGCAGAACTTCGCAGCGACGTCCGGGATGTGCAGAAGGTGATGTCGGAGATCGATCGGCAGATCAAGCTGATTCCCAGCTTTCCCGAATTTGCCGAGGATCCCGAGATCCAGCAGATCACGTTTCGCGACGCAGCAATCCGCATCGGAATCATCGGCCCTCCGGATCGTACTCGCGAATCCGAACTCGCGCTGCGTGAGATCGCCGAAGACGTTCGGGACGACGTGCTGATGCTGCCGACGTGTTCATCCGCGTCGATCATGGGCACACGTCCCTATCAGATCGATGTCGAGATCCCAGAAGCCACCTTGCGCAGCTACGACTTGACGCTGGATCAAGTTGCTGCGTCCATTCGGCAGCGAAACATCGAGTTGCCCGGCGGACAGCTCAAGTCCGAGGGGCAGGAGGTCTTGCTGCGAGCCAAGAACAAAGGCCGCGTCGGTGAGGAGATTGCCAAGTTGCCGTTGGTGACCGACCAACGCGGCGTGGTGCTGACGGTCGGCGATTTAGGCTCCGTCCGAGACGATTTCGAAGACTCCTCCGTCGTCGGGGAAATCAATGGTGAACCGGCGATGGTCGTCAACGTCGAGCGGACCAAGAGCGAAGACTTGCTGGCGTTGGTCGACGATGTGTACAAGTATGTCGAAGGTAAGACGTTGCCCGAAGGATACGAGTTCGTTGTTTGGAATGACAGCAGCAAAGAGGTTCGCGGGCGAATCGAGCTGCTGCAACGCAACGGTCTGCAAGGGCTGGCGTTGGTGTTCCTCGTCTTGACACTCTTTCTGGAAATGCGGTTGGCGTTCTGGGTTGCCTTGGGGATCCCAATCTCCATCCTCGGCGCCGGCGTCGCGTTGGAGTTTGGTGGCCAAACACTGAACATGTTGAGCCTGTTCAGTTTCCTGGTCGCGTTGGGCATCGTGGTCGATGACGCGATCGTGATCGGCGAAAACATTTACGCGCACCGGCAAATGGGCAAGGATTACCGGCAAGCGGCGATCGATGGCACGGTGGAAGTCTTCGGCAGCGTTACGGCCTCCGTGTCCACGACAGTCATCGCGTTCGCACCGATGTTCTTTGTCTCCGGCGTGATGGGCAAATTCATGGCGGTGATTCCGTTTGCGGTGATCGCCATGTTGGTGATCTCGCTGTTCGAGAGCATTTTTGTCTTGCCGAGCCACCTGGGGCATCGCCATGCCGGTTTCTTTCGTGTCCTGCAAGTGCTGACGTATCCGGTTCGCCCCATCGGACTCGCGCTGGGGTGGCTGAGCGAGCATTTCAGCATTGCTCTGGAGTGGGTCTCCGATCGTGTCTATGCACCGGCGCTGCGTTTCTGCCTTCGGTATCCGATGATGCCCATCGCGGTCGCCGTCACACTGTTTTTGATCACCGGCGGAATGATCCGCGGTGGGATCGTGCCGTCCGTCTTGTTCCCCAAGGCGGACAACAATTTCTTGCAAGCTTCCATCGTTTTTCCGGATGGAACCCCCGCGATCGAAACCGACCGAGCGACCCGTCAAATGGAACGGGCTCTGCGCCAAGTCAGCTTGGAGATCGCGGCCGAGCGAGCCGCACGCGAAAAGGTTGACCCACTGACACTCTATCCCGGCACCACTGTCGAGAGCACCGGCCCGGTGCGTCTGACGTACCGCGAGGTGGGATCGGTAACGAACCTGCAAAACGCAGCCGGCGGTGGCAACAACGGCAGCCATGCCGGCCAGATCTTTGCCGAGCTATTCGACACCGAGATCCGAGAGATCCATAGCCGGGACTTGATCGCCCGCTGGCGCAAGGCGGCGGGTGAGTTCCCCGGAGCCGAGCGTGTGGTTTACGACGCAGTCGGCGTCGGACCTGGCGGCAAAGCGATCGAGTTCAAGCTGCTGGCGGCCGGTGAAGACGAAGAACAATTGTTGGCCGCCACCGAAGACATCAAAGCAAAACTGGCGACCTTTGCCGGCGTGTTCGACATCGCCGACGACAACACGCCCGGCAAATGGGAGTTTCAGTTCAAGGTCAAGGATCAAGCGTTGGCTACGGGAATCACGCCAACGGATTTGGGAACCACCGTTCGCAACTCGTACTTCGGTGCCGAAGCCATGCGGTTGCAGCGTGGCAGGCACGAAGTCAAATTGATGGTTCGCTACCCCGAGGAAGAGCGAAAGAGTTTGGTGAATTTTCGAGACATCCAAGTCCGTGATGCACAGGGAAATCAGAAGCCGATCACCGAGCTTGCCGAAATCGACTTGCAACGAGGTTTCTCAGAAATCAACCGCGTCGACCAGATGCGCTCGATCACGATCACGGCGGACCTTGATTCCGAAACCGCGAATGCATCGTTGATCATCAGCCAACTGCAAGAAGACTATGTTCCGCAAATGCAGAAGAAGTTCCCCGGTGTATCGATCCGATGGGAAGGCCAGGCGGAGCAGAGTCGTGAGTCGGTGGGTAGTTTGTTGGTCGGCAATGCGATCGCCATTTTGGCGATGTATGTTCTGCTGGTGCTGCAGTTCCGCAGCTATGCACAACCGATTTTGATCCTGATGATCGTGCCCTTCGGGATGATCGGCGCCGTGTGGGGACACGCTTTGTTGGGTCTGCCGTTAACGCTATTCAGCATGTTTGGGCTCGTCGCGCTCACCGGCGTGGTGATCAATGATTCGATCGTGCTGATCGATTTCATCAACGCCCGGGTGCGTGAAGGAATTCCGGTGGCACAAGCGTTGGAGGAATCGGGACAACGGCGTTTCCGCCCGATTTTGTTGACCAGCATGACGACGATAGCAGGGTTGATCCCACTGATGCTGGAGAAATCCTTCCAAGCGCAGTTGTTGATTCCGATGGCGTGCAGTTTGGCGTTCGGTTTACTACTGGCGACTGCGTTGGTGTTGTTCCTGGTGCCCGTGTTTTACACGTTGTACTTGAAGGCATTTGCGGTGGCAGTCGGAGCACTGAGGTTGATCGGCATTGTGAGCGTCAATGACGAAGAAGATTCTGAGACACCAGCAGCCGCAGCGATGAAGACCGAAGCCGCAGTTTGA
- a CDS encoding arylsulfatase, translating into MHRRTPLIFPVAPICVFVCCILSTKFAAAESLAGTRPNIILVMTDDQGMGDLSCLGNDVLRTPNLDKFYEMSTRFTEFHVSPTCAPTRSSIFSGRHEFRNGVTHTIKERERMALSTTTFPSLLQKSGYETGIFGKWHLGDEDEYQPYNRGFSEVFIHGAGGIGQSYPGSCADFPPNRDNEGKYFDNVILHNDTIVQTSGFCTDVFFQAALGWIKKQHDAKTPFFAYVSTNAPHGPMLAPEKYKKRFRDLGWDEGTQGRYGMIENIDDNFGTLMAKCDEWNLWDDTLVIFMTDNGQASRTGKLNGKKTDLFTAGFKTGKGSPFEGGTHVPAFWRWKGKLGEGVDINGLTAHIDLYKTFCDLAGVTIPDGVQSIDGRSMLPLLEDPKAEWPDREVFVHQGRWEKGADPNQSKFKNCAVRTQRWRFVNDKELYDIAADPYEKVNVIEQHPDVVKKLRAAYDQWWTDTVPLMVNENAPYAPQQPQAVRYAKQLETIGIPNWTAPKL; encoded by the coding sequence ATGCACCGAAGAACACCACTGATCTTCCCCGTCGCCCCCATCTGCGTTTTCGTCTGCTGTATTCTGAGCACAAAATTCGCTGCAGCAGAGTCACTCGCCGGTACACGACCGAACATCATTCTGGTAATGACGGACGATCAAGGAATGGGCGACTTGTCGTGTTTGGGCAACGACGTCCTCAGGACTCCCAACCTGGACAAGTTCTATGAGATGTCGACACGGTTCACCGAGTTCCACGTCAGCCCGACGTGCGCTCCCACACGTTCGTCGATTTTCAGCGGACGCCACGAGTTCCGAAACGGAGTGACGCATACGATCAAAGAACGCGAACGGATGGCGTTGTCCACGACGACCTTTCCGAGTCTGTTGCAAAAATCAGGGTACGAAACGGGCATCTTTGGCAAATGGCACTTGGGCGACGAAGACGAGTACCAGCCGTACAACCGCGGCTTCAGTGAAGTCTTCATTCACGGTGCAGGCGGCATCGGGCAATCCTACCCCGGCAGTTGTGCCGACTTTCCGCCCAACCGTGACAACGAGGGCAAGTACTTTGACAACGTGATCTTGCACAACGACACGATCGTGCAAACCTCCGGCTTCTGTACCGATGTTTTCTTTCAAGCCGCGTTGGGCTGGATCAAGAAGCAACATGATGCCAAGACGCCGTTCTTTGCCTACGTCTCGACGAACGCGCCTCACGGGCCGATGTTGGCACCCGAGAAATACAAAAAGCGGTTCCGCGATCTGGGCTGGGACGAAGGCACGCAGGGACGCTACGGCATGATCGAGAACATCGACGACAACTTCGGGACGCTGATGGCCAAGTGTGACGAGTGGAACTTGTGGGACGACACCCTGGTGATCTTCATGACCGATAATGGTCAAGCCAGCCGGACCGGCAAGCTGAACGGAAAAAAGACAGACCTCTTCACCGCCGGATTCAAAACCGGCAAAGGATCACCGTTCGAAGGCGGAACCCACGTCCCCGCGTTCTGGCGTTGGAAGGGCAAACTGGGCGAAGGCGTCGATATCAACGGCTTGACCGCACACATCGACCTGTACAAGACCTTCTGTGATCTCGCCGGAGTGACCATCCCCGATGGCGTCCAATCGATCGATGGACGTAGCATGCTGCCACTGTTGGAGGACCCCAAGGCCGAGTGGCCTGACCGCGAAGTGTTTGTCCACCAAGGACGATGGGAAAAGGGAGCCGATCCGAATCAGAGCAAGTTCAAGAACTGTGCGGTGCGTACCCAACGCTGGCGATTCGTCAACGACAAAGAACTCTATGACATCGCAGCCGACCCGTACGAAAAAGTGAACGTGATCGAGCAGCACCCCGACGTCGTCAAGAAACTGCGTGCCGCATACGACCAATGGTGGACGGACACGGTTCCCTTGATGGTCAATGAGAATGCACCATACGCGCCGCAGCAGCCTCAAGCCGTTCGCTATGCCAAACAGCTTGAGACGATCGGCATTCCGAACTGGACGGCACCTAAGCTGTAG